The following are encoded together in the Astyanax mexicanus isolate ESR-SI-001 chromosome 8, AstMex3_surface, whole genome shotgun sequence genome:
- the dynlt5 gene encoding dynein light chain Tctex-type 5 translates to MSDLAKEKVARLLKKRGSVSSLGSHDVRNKNLLLKNKDSISTVSYMDDPGHHDDVSRPAVQMENTYQLGPKKRFPVQTVKEILKDVLSSYLLEVKYEAELCRQMTKTISEVVKARVKDMMIPRYKIIVVISIGQLTGQNMHVGSRCLWDATSDTFCSNSFKNSSLFAIANVYAVYFE, encoded by the exons ATGTCGGACCTGGCTAAAGAGAAAGTTGCTCGGCTGCTGAAGAAGAGAGGGAGTGTATCCTCTCTGGGGAGTCATGATGTCAGGAACAAGAACCTGCTGTTGAAAAACAAGGA TTCAATCAGTACCGTGTCCTATATGGACGACCCTGGTCACCATGACGATGTCTCACGACCCGCAGTGCAGATGGAGAACACCTATCAGCTTG GCCCTAAAAAGCGCTTTCCTGTGCAAACAGTGAAGGAGATTCTGAAGGACGTGCTGTCCAGCTACCTGCTAGAGGTGAAGTACGAGGCCGAGCTGTGCAGACAGATGACCAAAACCATATCAGAG GTGGTGAAAGCTCGCGTGAAAGACATGATGATCCCTCGCTACAAGATCATAGTGGTGATCAGCATCGGCCAGCTGACAGGACAGAACATGCACGTGGGGAGCCGCTGTCTGTGGGACGCAACCAGCGACACCTTTTGCTCCAACAGCTTCAAAAACAGCTCACTGTTCGCCATCGCTAACGTCTACGCCGTCTATTTCGAATGA
- the insl5b gene encoding insulin-like 5b encodes MKTLLLALLLVCALCPDTARSHNAVRLCGREFLRAVVYTCGGSRWRRVLSESSAEDSDVDGGQDLGFTTDTISKRLRRSQDKLIQKCCDTGCLKHELALVC; translated from the exons ATGAAGACCCTGCTCTTGGCTTTGCTGTTGGTGTGTGCTCTGTGTCCAGACACCGCCCGCTCCCACAATGCCGTCCGGCTGTGTGGCCGTGAGTTTCTGCGGGCTGTGGTCTACACCTGCGGAGGGTCCAGGTGGAGGAGGGTCCTGTCCGAGTCTTCGGCAGAGG ACTCTGATGTGGATGGCGGACAGGATCTGGGGTTCACCACAGACACAATATCTAAGAGGCTAAGAAGGAGTCAGGACAAGCTGATACAGAAATGCTGTGATACGGGCTGCTTAAAACACGAACTGGCCCTCGTCTGCTGA